A single Ciona intestinalis chromosome 12, KH, whole genome shotgun sequence DNA region contains:
- the LOC100181372 gene encoding uncharacterized protein LOC100181372 isoform X1, whose protein sequence is MQNLILLCSIEPRMNRTYKIIRCDEFGNESTVMINVTTEDGEIEDKEAQIIALDTVKQMEKNSEENARIALLALDNSCETEELSFDQTTDENTEKKHGALWHIKNTFSPKKKSPIAQEEQEPEQGIWNRLKKNLKKSPSQVEATTSEVHMSPTKKFMNAISSLKSSVSDAKEVEEKVQRQDLSQVGEFVSKRMHTAYYTDDNVYNWSYGGYEKVIEVREKRDRASVPYIAAQSKKDGGKIYTSDKSGKCIRIYTSDGTYLHMLSCKKEPLSIETYQNDKLVCAHPENHCFDLIDMIVSKQVQSISNRSLKKPRGIAINSLRGEAVAVTDVEKLNKCSIKIFDIKSGKLAQTIAFKTHSEVDNAGWCEFITYGTDDNNYLYTVDSWKQKVMVYDVRYPDTTVLEFGEKGSEKGEFSNPTGIGYLPTGGVCDVPSIVIADWYNDRISCHDAKTGEFLRYLMVDQDMGPSPVLSPYDLKVGESGTLYVSESSTNYVKVFRSDNSKHEVIEESN, encoded by the exons ATGCAAAATCTGATTTTACTTTGTTCCATAGAACCAAGAATGAACAGAACATACAAGATTATACGGTGTGATGAATTTGGAAATGAATCAACAGTGATGATTAATGTTACAACAGAGGATGGAGAGATTGAAGATAAAGAGGCTCAG ATCATCGCATTAGACACTGTAAAACAAATGGAGAAAAATTCAGAAGAAAATGCAAGAATTGCACTGTTAGCATTAGACAAC AGTTGTGAGACAGAGGAATTGTCATTTGATCAGACAACAGATGAGAACACTGAAAAAAAGCATGGAGCACTGTGGCATATTAAGAACACATTTTCCCCGAAGAAAAAATCACCTA TAGCTCAAGAGGAACAAGAACCCGAACAGGGAATCTGGAACaggttaaaaaagaatttaaaaaaatctcccaGCCAAGTTGAAGCCACTACATCCGAG GTACATATGTCaccaacaaaaaagtttatgaaTGCAATCAGCTCATTAAAAAGTTCTGTATCCGATGCAAAAGAGGTTGAGGAGAAG GTTCAAAGGCAAGATCTAAGCCAAGTGGGtgaatttgtttcaaaaagaATGCATACTGCCTACTACACTGATGATAATGTGTACAATTGGTCGTATGGAGGTtatgaaaaa gtaataGAAGTTAGAGAAAAGAGAGATAGAGCCTCTGTTCCCTATATTGCTGCACAAAGTAAAAAAGATGGAGGAAAGATTTACACTTCGGATAAGAGTGGAAAATGCATTCGTATTTATACCAGCGATGGGACTTACTT ACACATGTTGAGCTGCAAAAAAGAACCGTTAAGTATTGAAACGTATCAAAATGACAAACTGGTGTGTGCTCACCCTGAAAACCATTGCTTTGATTTGATTGACATGATAG TCTCAAAGCAAGTGCAATCCATAAGCAACAGAAGCCTTAAGAAGCCAAGAGGGATTGCCATTAACTCACTGCGGGGTGAAGCAGTTGCAGTGACTGATGTTGAAAAGCTAAATAAATGCTCAATTAAAATCTTTGACATTAAAAGTG GTAAATTAGCTCAAACCATTGCTTTCAAAACACATAGTGAGGTTGATAATGCTGGATGGTGCGAGTTCATCACGTATGGAACTGATGACAACAACTATTTGTATACGGTTGACTCTTGGAAGCAAAAAGTCATGGTGTATGATGTGAGGTATCCAGACACTACTGTACTGGAGTTTGGTGAAAAGG GTTCCGAGAAAGGAGAATTTAGCAACCCAACTGGAATTGGTTATTTACCAACGGGAGGAGTATGTGATGTACCATCCATTGTTATAGCAGATTGGTATAACGATCGCATTTCGTGTCATGATGCAAAGACTGGAGAATTTTTACGCTACCTTATGGTGGATCAAGATATGGGTCCTTCTCCTGTTCTAAGTCCATATGATTTGAAG GTCGGAGAATCTGGAACATTGTATGTTAGTGAATCTTCCACTAACTATGTAAAAGTATTTCGTTCTGATAACAGCAAACATGAGGTTATTGAAGAAAGCAACTGA
- the LOC100181372 gene encoding uncharacterized protein LOC100181372 isoform X2, with product MQNLILLCSIEPRMNRTYKIIRCDEFGNESTVMINVTTEDGEIEDKEAQIIALDTVKQMEKNSEENARIALLALDNSCETEELSFDQTTDENTEKKHGALWHIKNTFSPKKKSPTQEEQEPEQGIWNRLKKNLKKSPSQVEATTSEVHMSPTKKFMNAISSLKSSVSDAKEVEEKVQRQDLSQVGEFVSKRMHTAYYTDDNVYNWSYGGYEKVIEVREKRDRASVPYIAAQSKKDGGKIYTSDKSGKCIRIYTSDGTYLHMLSCKKEPLSIETYQNDKLVCAHPENHCFDLIDMIVSKQVQSISNRSLKKPRGIAINSLRGEAVAVTDVEKLNKCSIKIFDIKSGKLAQTIAFKTHSEVDNAGWCEFITYGTDDNNYLYTVDSWKQKVMVYDVRYPDTTVLEFGEKGSEKGEFSNPTGIGYLPTGGVCDVPSIVIADWYNDRISCHDAKTGEFLRYLMVDQDMGPSPVLSPYDLKVGESGTLYVSESSTNYVKVFRSDNSKHEVIEESN from the exons ATGCAAAATCTGATTTTACTTTGTTCCATAGAACCAAGAATGAACAGAACATACAAGATTATACGGTGTGATGAATTTGGAAATGAATCAACAGTGATGATTAATGTTACAACAGAGGATGGAGAGATTGAAGATAAAGAGGCTCAG ATCATCGCATTAGACACTGTAAAACAAATGGAGAAAAATTCAGAAGAAAATGCAAGAATTGCACTGTTAGCATTAGACAAC AGTTGTGAGACAGAGGAATTGTCATTTGATCAGACAACAGATGAGAACACTGAAAAAAAGCATGGAGCACTGTGGCATATTAAGAACACATTTTCCCCGAAGAAAAAATCACCTA CTCAAGAGGAACAAGAACCCGAACAGGGAATCTGGAACaggttaaaaaagaatttaaaaaaatctcccaGCCAAGTTGAAGCCACTACATCCGAG GTACATATGTCaccaacaaaaaagtttatgaaTGCAATCAGCTCATTAAAAAGTTCTGTATCCGATGCAAAAGAGGTTGAGGAGAAG GTTCAAAGGCAAGATCTAAGCCAAGTGGGtgaatttgtttcaaaaagaATGCATACTGCCTACTACACTGATGATAATGTGTACAATTGGTCGTATGGAGGTtatgaaaaa gtaataGAAGTTAGAGAAAAGAGAGATAGAGCCTCTGTTCCCTATATTGCTGCACAAAGTAAAAAAGATGGAGGAAAGATTTACACTTCGGATAAGAGTGGAAAATGCATTCGTATTTATACCAGCGATGGGACTTACTT ACACATGTTGAGCTGCAAAAAAGAACCGTTAAGTATTGAAACGTATCAAAATGACAAACTGGTGTGTGCTCACCCTGAAAACCATTGCTTTGATTTGATTGACATGATAG TCTCAAAGCAAGTGCAATCCATAAGCAACAGAAGCCTTAAGAAGCCAAGAGGGATTGCCATTAACTCACTGCGGGGTGAAGCAGTTGCAGTGACTGATGTTGAAAAGCTAAATAAATGCTCAATTAAAATCTTTGACATTAAAAGTG GTAAATTAGCTCAAACCATTGCTTTCAAAACACATAGTGAGGTTGATAATGCTGGATGGTGCGAGTTCATCACGTATGGAACTGATGACAACAACTATTTGTATACGGTTGACTCTTGGAAGCAAAAAGTCATGGTGTATGATGTGAGGTATCCAGACACTACTGTACTGGAGTTTGGTGAAAAGG GTTCCGAGAAAGGAGAATTTAGCAACCCAACTGGAATTGGTTATTTACCAACGGGAGGAGTATGTGATGTACCATCCATTGTTATAGCAGATTGGTATAACGATCGCATTTCGTGTCATGATGCAAAGACTGGAGAATTTTTACGCTACCTTATGGTGGATCAAGATATGGGTCCTTCTCCTGTTCTAAGTCCATATGATTTGAAG GTCGGAGAATCTGGAACATTGTATGTTAGTGAATCTTCCACTAACTATGTAAAAGTATTTCGTTCTGATAACAGCAAACATGAGGTTATTGAAGAAAGCAACTGA
- the LOC101243054 gene encoding cadherin-related family member 2-like, with protein MKHILMLPMFFVVAYGITWQPHNSTTNTGDLNSAKFCEDMEVTNTPFYTLVATGSSNIKYEITGAEFLVYVDLNENTGELTLLEQIDRETTPSFTINVKATAGTESDIETSTIDISDANDNDPFFLGLPYSKSVLEYPWTNKTVLVAEATDIDDGYAGSVRTYTFEEATNQLNFTGYPDYMVLVNENAKIDYESSPVISATITAEDGGSAACGGSETRKASAPVLVTVLDGPDRPPIFTSAPYYVTIEENRQEDLVQVEARDQDYSLNWEIEYSLVEQEAKNILTIDSTTGQIAVTGDIDADSNQNNGVFQFSVMAKEKVPADNTFPDMGIGFPLNATTTISVTVEDINDNKPIFYRVTDSSTNNIIKENNFNATIEENTSNFITIPGINMFVKDLDQADNAVFSLSTTSNAFEVVPSEVNGEANINLRVKDSTLLDFETTKEFQVEIVAREMRTTEKFSASATVVIELTDENDNSPEFGQDTFSAKVKEDAKVGTPVAFINATDKDTGINKEITYSILPPDIFAINPNTSEVRVNANLDREKISKYYLSVRATDGGNRFTTTTLDITILDVNDEIPRFQRSSYSAVIKEGDAEFNPNVAVYAVDDDESNTTNSMVKYYVANGELSDNFTMDPSDAQYQKEGNLLLNSPLDFESLPESLVKCENGAVGVILLTIVAEDQGSPKQSSSVNITITVEDVNDHKPFFENGTYQIEVAERTSALTEVLKLKAFDMDTCSPNNLLDYSISSDDTSDSFIIETMVEDDHRIGVLKKKTAHAGKTLLTLRAVL; from the exons ATGAAGCATATTCTTATGTTGCCAATGTTTTTTGTGGTTGCATATG GTATTACTTGGCAGCCACATAACTCAACCACAAACACTGGAGATTTGAATTCGGCTAAATTCTGTGAAGACATGGAGGTCACAAACACTCCATTTTATACACTAGTTGCCACTGGATCAAGCAATATAAAATACGAGATAACTGGAGCTGAATTCCTAGTTTATGttgatttaaatgaaaatactgGGGAGCTTACATTATTAGAACAAATTGATAGAGAG acaacACCTTCATTTACAATTAATGTCAAAGCAACTGCTGGAACAGAATCTGATATTGAG ACTTCAACGATCGACATAAGTGATGCAAACGACAATGATCCATTTTTTCTAGGCCTTCCTTATAGTAAGAGTGTTTTAGAA TATCCATGGACAAATAAAACTGTGCTTGTTGCCGAAGCAACTGATATAGATGATGGATATGCTGGAAGTGTTCGTACTTATACCTTCGAG GAGGCAACAAACCAGCTGAACTTTACTGGCTATCCTGATTACATGGTATTGGTAAatgaaaatgcaaaaatagATTATGAAAGCTCTCCGGTTATAAGTGCAACAATTACAGCTGag GATGGGGGATCTGCAGCATGTGGTGGATCGGAAACACGAAAGGCTTCTGCACCTGTACTTGTTACTGTATTGGATGGACCTGATAGACCACCAATTTTTACCAGTGCTCCTTACTATGTGACTATAGAGGAAAACCGTCAG gagGATCTTGTGCAAGTAGAAGCACGAGATCAGGATTACAGTCTTAATTGGGAAATTGAGTATTCCTTGGTTGAACAAGaagcaaaaaacattcttACCATAGATTCAACAACTGGCCAAATAGCAGTCACTGGTGATATTGATGCTGATAGCAATCAAAACAATGGggtttttcaattttcagTTATG GCCAAAGAAAAAGTTCCAGCAGATAATACATTTCCAGATATGGGAATTGGTTTTCCACTTAATGCTACAACAACTATTAGTGTCACTGTGGAAGATATTAATGACAATAAACCAATTTTCTACCG AGTGACTGACTCTAGCACCAACAACATAATAAAGGAAAACAACTTTAATGCAACAATTGAAGAAAACACATCTAATTTTATCACCATTCCTGGGATCAATATGTTTGTTAAAGATCTTGACCAG GCTGATAATGCAGTTTTTTCTCTTTCAACAACATCCAATGCCTTTGAGGTTGTACCTTCGGAGGTAAATGGGGAAGCTAATATCAATCTTAGGGTAAAAGATTCAACTTTACTTGATTTTGAAACGACAAAGGAGTTTCAAGTTGAA ATCGTTGCCAGAGAAATGCGTACCACTGAAAAATTTTCAGCTTCAGCGACTGTTGTCATAGAGTTAACAGATGAAAATGACAATTCACCAGAATTTGGGCAAGATACATTTTCTGCAAAAGTTAAGGAAGATGCAAAAGTTGGAACACCAGTTGCTTTTATTAAT GCAACAGATAAAGACACaggaataaacaaagaaataacatACAGCATTCTCCCTCCTGACAT ttttgcCATCAACCCAAATACCAGCGAGGTCAGAGTAAATGCAAACCTTGACCGagaaaaaatatcaaagtATTACTTAAGCGTTCGTGCTACTGATGGTGGAAATCGTTTTACCACCACAACGTTAGATATTACTATCTTGGATGTGAATGATGAAATTCCTCG ATTTCAAAGAAGTTCATACTCAGCAGTTATCAAAGAAGGGGACGCGGAGTTTAACCCAAATGTTGCAGTTTAT GCAGTTGATGATGATgaatcaaacacaacaaacagCATGGTTAAATACTATGTTGCTAATGGAGAGCTCTCAGATAACTTTACGATGGATCCTTCTGATGCTCAGTATCAGAAAGAAG gcaATCTGCTCCTTAATTCTCCATTAGACTTTGAATCTCTTCCTGAATCACTTGTGAAATGTGAGAATGGGGCTGTCGGGGTTATTCTGCTAACTATAGTTGCAGAGGACCAGGGATCCCCCAAGCAAagtagttctgtaaatattacaataacaGTCGAG GATGTAAATGACCATAAGCCATTTTTTGAAAATGGCACATATCAAATTGAGGTAGCTGAAAGAACATCTGCACTCACTGAAGTATTAAAG TTAAAAGCTTTTGACATGGATACATGCTCTCCAAACAACCTCCTTGATTATTCGATAAGCTCCGATGACACTTCTGATTCTTTTATCATTGAAACCATGGTAGAAGATGACCACCGCATTGGTGTCTTAAAG AAGAAGACCGCCCACGCTGGGAAGACTTTGCTAACTTTGCGTGCTGTTCTCTAA
- the LOC100183734 gene encoding uncharacterized protein LOC100183734: MSGAVRPTMGASWLSGFGVSWRPNSGTPLSEPYNERNRELPKPGFFDADCDKITAFEGEQDTKRRTASTPAFLYGDELDNHIYEEIDNLTYDSACVSKEPPTLENVLSANQFIDSVFADITDDMEYQLLDEGDNNTISKNKSFILKVRDNEDTMSSPSENNELKVETKENIRGVEETNDEKLDKIEYSTLPHKENLKEQVISHKQNITTQQKEEAAFVTWSVHHKTSEEPINLTEKGELSALNGIKKIKCENSVAGKRVDPGSKMEVNNVESLHDVYSSVCELTDSVKVLDKGIILNKTEDEMFANSSTTVANDISNEFKICRVASQGRGICIEDTYDSVCEDKNEQECVTLTTQEQKSTEKSDSDLYDAVCEETLRITESGEDKEIDNIYDPVCSNLKVEAETVQDTTKTDYISSTVVRTMKSEQWKQSQDVLKKTLKKRISDNAITYSLKDEYVEMGSQINCKESTANMVIDSSTEQSVQDTFKAEQSELMQNQVAGSSGKTQGEVKKWTGFSSIWSKLGFSGTGGKRERKGSEKTVSKTKSPLPSPNNTFFGKLGGKSTKPKSKPVSEKNKDKIKNLQISSLSNRMSEDSTQSIVSFEESLTDTISLTPEIIIFDDQAIGVSRLEKKEEELKGKSAKVTADDITAFNNSNFGNSDVVETMQTPKRDTGFLQELGKLFDQKYELSDIENGLTVESQLQVKNEIVIYDVPNSAMTEDLTEAVEPYYKVPCSTPVKLNNGENYAFPIADMNTLSEAVYDEPPVEQGEVGSPMIDLGPLLDNNQPADYNNQQPTSVGHDFLATTKNIETCRFKACNATISDEDVFATAGKELYSEPPKEVFPEVKQLVSANKSTANTKEGVMTNTPQPITLSHKDKSIFRNKVFENCALKSQSTKTQMIKVLTSSAKYPQQQPEVVYDDPAMLESDDYTSVPNEQFEDYCEIINEPQDDDDYIDIHQLPSSNIPHLQLENRSTSALEDYDKLKRSPLHSNLIEEDCANFEKVHEIKHGQCAVSTPYITVNKTPSSFNYVQNGDIYVSDCHGDGIDIYSSEGKHKNSLFIPGCPRGLTSYTSRHVLCASSASGEILVVDMTNGRVLRRIGGKSELRNPRCVTMHPDNQAFMTSDIKSIRNWALKLFDIRTGEVASSIECTGKSKIKIGWPEFLTYRNNSSHAFYVSDSESHAVYMFDARISKEPVFQIGQEGVQDGQFLSPCGLAFFPGGKLTIASSPGGSIVVADWGNHRLSAFDADTGHFQYQLIKNPTAGDFSNLRNPYDMSVDAEGTLYVTESKTNDIKIFKSV, encoded by the exons ATGTCAGGCGCGGTAAGACCGACGATGGGCGCCAGTTGGTTAAGCGGGTTTGGAGTTTCTTGGAGACCAAATAGCGGGACCCCATTGAGTGAACCTTACAACGAACGAAACCG agAACTGCCCAAACCTGGCTTTTTCGATGCTGACTGTGATAAAATAACTGCTTTTGAAGGCGAACAAGATACGAAAAGGCGAACAGCATCGACCCCAGCCTTTCTTTACGGTGACGAACTTGACAATCACAT ATACGAGGAGATCGACAACTTGACCTATGACTCTGCTTGCGTATCTAAGGAACCACCAACTTTAGAGAATGTCCTTAGCGCCAACCAGTTCATTGACAGTGTGTTCGCGGATATCACTGACGACATGGAATACCAACTTTTAGATGAAGGAGACAATAATACgattagtaaaaataaaagtttcattttaaaagtgaGAGACAACGAAGACACAATGAGTTCACCTTCAGAGAATAACGAATTGAAAGTAGAGACAAAAGAAAACATTCGTGGTGTGGAAGAAACGAATGACGAGAAATTAGATAAGATAGAATATTCTACACTGCCTCACAAAGAGAATTTAAAGGAGCAGGTCATCTCgcacaaacaaaatataaccaCACAACAAAAAGAGGAAGCGGCTTTTGTGACTTGGTCCGTACATCACAAGACATCAGAAGAGCCTATTAATTTAACTGAGAAAGGTGAACTGAGTGCGTTAAacggtataaaaaaaattaagtgtGAAAATTCAGTTGCCGGTAAACGTGTCGACCCTGGAAGTAAAATGGAAGTAAATAATGTAGAATCTTTACACGATGTCTATTCGTCAGTTTGTGAGTTAACAGACAGCGTTAAGGTTTTAGACAAgggtattattttaaataaaactgaagaTGAAATGTTTGCAAACAGTTCCACGACGGTTGCCAATGACATCTCAAACGAATTTAAAATCTGTCGTGTCGCTTCACAAGGAAGAGGTATCTGCATTGAAGATACGTACGATTCCGTGTGCGAAGATAAGAACGAGCAAGAATGTGTAACACTAACTACTCAAGAACaaaaatcaacagaaaaatCCGACTCTGATCTATATGACGCGGTATGTGAAGAAACACTGCGGATAACAGAATCCGGAGAAGATAAAGAGATTGATAATATCTACGATCCTGTTTGCTCAAACCTTAAAGTGGAAGCAGAAACCGTACAAGATACGACCAAGACAGACTACATTAGTTCAACAGTTGTTCGCACCATGAAGTCAGAACAATGGAAGCAAAGTCAAGATGTTTTAAAGAAGACGTTAAAAAAGCGAATCTCGGATAACGCCATAACATATTCTTTGAAAGATGAATACGTGGAAATGGGGAGTCAGATCAATTGCAAAGAATCGACAGCAAACATGGTTATTGACAGTAGCACTGAACAAAGTGTGCAAGATACGTTTAAGGCGGAACAATCAGAACTGATGCAAAACCAAGTTGCTGGTTCAAGTGGTAAGACACAAGGAGAGGTGAAAAAATGGACTGGCTTTTCCAGTATCTGGTCAAAGCTTGGATTTTCGGGTACTGGTGGTAAAAGAGAGAGAAAGGGCTCTGAAAAAACTGTTTCGAAAACAAAATCCCCCCTTCCGAGTCCCAATAACactttttttggaaaattaggTGGAAAAAGTACAAAGCCAAAATCAAAGCCAGTTtccgaaaaaaacaaagataaaataaaaaacctgCAAATTTCTTCGCTTAGTAATCGAATGTCGGAAGACTCGACCCAATCCATTGTTTCGTTTGAAGAATCTCTAACGGATACTATTTCACTAACTCCggaaattattatttttgacGACCAGGCAATTGGAGTAAGTAgacttgaaaaaaaagaagaagaattaAAAGGTAAATCTGCTAAAGTTACAGCCGATGACATCACAGCATTCAACAACAGCAATTTTGGTAACTCGGACGTTGTTGAAACCATGCAAACTCCAAAACGAGATACCGGTTTTCTTCAAGAGCTGGGAAAATTGTTTGATCAAAAGTACGAATTATCAGATATTGAGAATGGTCTTACTGTTGAAAGCCAACtacaagtaaaaaatgaaattgtgATTTACGATGTCCCGAACTCAGCTATGACCGAGGATTTAACGGAAGCAGTTGAGCCATACTACAAGGTGCCTTGTTCTACTcctgtaaaattaaataatggcGAAAATTACGCATTTCCTATAGCTGATATGAACACTTTGAGTGAAGCTGTGTACGACGAACCACCAGTCGAACAAGGCGAGGTCGGGTCACCAATGATAGATCTTGGACCACTACTTGATAATAATCAACCCGCAGATTACAACAACCAACAACCGACTTCAGTCGGACATGATTTTTTGGCTACGAccaaaaacatagaaacatgCAGATTTAAAGCCTGTAATGCAACCATATCTGATGAAGACGTATTTGCAACAGCTGGTAAGGAGTTGTACAGTGAACCACCAAAAGAAGTTTTTCCGGAGGTAAAACAGTTAGTTTCTGCAAACAAAAGTACAGCCAACACAAAAGAAGGTGTAATGACCAATACACCACAACCAATAACGTTAAGCCATAAGGACAAAAgcatatttagaaataaagtTTTCGAAAACTGCGCCCTGAAATCGCAAAGCACAAAAACCCAGATGATAAAAGTTTTGACTTCGTCAGCAAAATATCCACAACAGCAACCAGAGGTTGTATACGATGACCCAGCAATGTTGGAAAGTGACGATTATACATCAGTTCCAAACGAACAATTCGAAGACTATTGTGAAATAATTAACGAGCCACAGGACGATGATGACTATATTGATATACACCAATTACCAAGCAGCAACATTCCTCATTTACAACTTGAAAATAG GTCAACGTCTGCTTTGGAAGATTACGACAAGCTTAAGAGGTCGCCATTGCATTCGAACCTTATAGAAGAAGATTGCGCCAACTTTGAAAAAGTCCACGAAATCAAACATGGCCAATGCGCAGTTTCTACGCCGTACATTACAGTTAACAAAACACCAT CGTCATTTAATTACGTGCAAAATGGTGATATATACGTATCCGACTGTCATGGTGACGGGATTGATATTTATTCTAGCGAGGGCAAACACAA gaACTCTCTTTTTATCCCTGGTTGCCCGCGAGGTCTGACGTCATACACCTCACGTCACGTGTTATGTGCGTCAAGCGCAAGTGGCGAAATATTGGTAGTGGACATGACAAATGGCAGAGTGTTGCGGCGAATCGGTGGCAAGTCCGAACTTCGCAATCCACGTTGCGTCACTATGCATCCTGATAATCAGGCGTTTATGACTTCAGACATAAAGTCTATAAGAAATTGGGCGCTCAAGCTGTTCGACATCAGAACAG GCGAAGTTGCGAGTTCCATTGAATGCACGGGAAAAAGCAAAATCAAAATCGGTTGGCCGGAGTTTTTGACATACAG GAACAACAGCAGCCATGCTTTCTACGTAAGTGATTCAGAAAGTCATGCTGTTTACATGTTTGACGCAAGAATCAGCAAAGAACCAGTGTTTCAGATCGGCCAAGAGG GAGTACAAGACGGTCAGTTTTTAAGCCCATGCGGATTGGCATTTTTTCCTGGGGGCAAACTTACAATCGCTTCCTCACCTGGCGGGTCGATTGTGGTAGCGGATTGGGGAAATCACAGACTTTCAGCGTTTGATGCTGATACTGGTCATTTTCAATATCAGTTGATAAAAAATCCAACAGCAGGCGATTTTAGCAATTTAAGAAATCCCTATGATATGTCAGTGGATGCCGAGGGTACGTTGTACGTCACAGAGAGCAAGACAAATGACATTAAAATCTTCAAGAGTGTTTGA